Proteins encoded within one genomic window of Halocatena marina:
- a CDS encoding NCS2 family permease, with protein MAKKPAADDRAGNEPTGNQSTGFIANFFGFAEHGTSLRQEIIAGITTFLTMSYIVVVNPAILAGIPGKKPGIIIDGYTPGEVRQMLAVVTILVAVVAISIMAFYANRPFAQAPGLGLNAFFAFTVVGAMGISWKTALAAVVTEGILFLILTAIGARKYIIKLFPTPVKFSVGTGIGLFLAIIGLQEMQVVVDDPSTLITLGSVASNPIALLSIVGLFLTLMLRARGVTGAIVIGILLTSAAGYGVEQFGLVQAGTLTPDVPPTTYNITPIAGAFVEGFQNVDAFAFSLIIFTFFFVDFFDTAGTITGVSQVAGFLDEDGDLPDMDKPLTADAVGTTVGGMLGTSTVTTFIESATGVQEGGRTGMTALVVGILFLISLAFVPLAAAIPLYASHIALVVVGLMLLRNVTSINWGEISHSIPAGMTILIMPLTYSIAYGIAAGIISYPFMKVAQGNWKDVNVGQWLLTAAFVVYFFVRTGGVLETAV; from the coding sequence ATGGCAAAAAAACCAGCGGCTGACGATCGAGCAGGGAATGAACCAACAGGAAACCAATCGACGGGATTCATAGCGAACTTCTTTGGGTTCGCCGAACACGGAACCTCCCTCCGACAAGAGATCATAGCTGGAATCACAACATTTCTGACAATGTCTTACATTGTCGTTGTGAACCCGGCTATTTTGGCGGGCATTCCCGGTAAGAAACCGGGAATCATCATCGATGGCTACACTCCTGGCGAGGTTCGTCAGATGTTGGCTGTGGTTACAATTCTCGTGGCTGTGGTGGCCATTTCGATAATGGCGTTCTACGCAAACCGTCCATTCGCACAGGCCCCCGGATTGGGTCTCAATGCATTCTTCGCATTCACAGTCGTCGGCGCAATGGGAATTTCGTGGAAGACGGCGTTAGCTGCGGTTGTGACTGAGGGTATACTTTTCCTCATCCTGACAGCAATTGGGGCCCGTAAATACATTATCAAGCTCTTCCCGACACCGGTGAAGTTCTCCGTCGGAACTGGTATCGGTCTCTTCTTGGCTATCATTGGATTACAGGAGATGCAGGTTGTTGTCGACGACCCCTCCACGCTCATAACGCTCGGGAGCGTTGCCTCGAATCCTATTGCACTCTTATCCATTGTGGGGCTCTTTTTGACACTGATGTTGCGTGCGCGAGGGGTCACGGGCGCAATTGTCATCGGCATTCTCTTGACCTCCGCCGCCGGATACGGTGTCGAACAGTTTGGTCTCGTTCAGGCTGGTACGCTAACACCAGACGTTCCCCCCACGACATACAATATTACGCCGATTGCCGGCGCGTTCGTCGAAGGCTTTCAGAACGTCGATGCGTTCGCATTCTCGTTGATCATTTTCACATTCTTCTTTGTAGACTTTTTCGACACCGCGGGAACGATTACCGGTGTCTCGCAGGTGGCGGGCTTCCTCGATGAGGACGGGGATCTCCCGGATATGGACAAACCACTAACAGCTGATGCGGTCGGGACGACGGTTGGTGGCATGCTCGGCACTTCGACGGTAACGACCTTCATTGAGTCCGCAACGGGCGTTCAAGAAGGTGGCCGCACGGGGATGACTGCGCTGGTGGTCGGAATCTTGTTTTTGATCTCATTGGCGTTTGTTCCACTAGCAGCGGCCATCCCGCTGTATGCTTCTCACATTGCGCTCGTGGTTGTCGGACTGATGTTACTGCGCAACGTGACCAGCATCAACTGGGGAGAAATCTCTCACTCTATCCCTGCCGGAATGACCATCCTCATTATGCCACTGACGTACTCGATCGCCTACGGGATCGCGGCAGGAATCATCTCGTATCCGTTCATGAAAGTCGCACAAGGAAATTGGAAGGACGTCAACGTGGGTCAATGGCTGCTCACCGCAGCATTTGTCGTCTACTTCTTTGTCCGGACGGGCGGCGTCCTGGAGACAGCGGTCTGA
- a CDS encoding class I SAM-dependent methyltransferase, whose protein sequence is MPDTPDRPVAYRAYERLAPGYDRKGETKPANAYLERPATLSLLPNVQGDRILDAGCGAGHLTTELTDSGATVVGVDVSHTMLTYARPRVPTGEFIQADLGSTLPFPDNSFDGIASSLAFHYVRDWNSLLRDLRRILSTDGWVVFSVQHPHADFEEYDDSVNYHETEQVTATWESFGMAVDVPAYRRPLSAMIEPALDAGFQLDELLEPTPTEAYREADPVSYEYEATHPNFLCVRLLISI, encoded by the coding sequence ATGCCCGACACGCCGGATCGACCCGTTGCCTACCGCGCCTACGAGAGACTTGCCCCTGGATACGATCGCAAAGGCGAGACGAAGCCTGCGAACGCATATCTCGAACGGCCTGCAACGCTTTCGTTGCTTCCAAACGTCCAAGGAGATCGGATCCTCGATGCCGGTTGTGGCGCAGGTCATCTCACAACAGAACTGACTGACAGTGGGGCTACTGTCGTTGGAGTAGATGTGAGCCACACGATGCTCACCTACGCACGGCCCCGAGTCCCGACAGGAGAGTTTATTCAAGCTGACTTGGGGAGCACCCTCCCGTTCCCTGACAACAGCTTCGATGGAATCGCCAGCTCCTTGGCGTTTCACTACGTACGAGATTGGAATTCGTTGCTTCGTGATCTCCGCCGTATCCTCAGCACCGATGGCTGGGTCGTGTTCTCAGTCCAGCATCCGCACGCTGATTTCGAAGAGTATGATGATTCTGTGAACTATCACGAAACAGAACAGGTAACGGCGACGTGGGAGAGCTTCGGTATGGCGGTGGATGTGCCGGCGTATCGTCGACCACTCTCTGCGATGATTGAACCGGCGCTTGACGCCGGATTTCAACTGGATGAACTGCTGGAGCCAACGCCGACCGAGGCGTATCGAGAGGCCGATCCAGTGAGTTACGAATACGAGGCAACGCATCCGAATTTCCTTTGCGTTCGTCTTCTCATTTCCATATAA